A stretch of the Kroppenstedtia eburnea genome encodes the following:
- a CDS encoding rhodanese-like domain-containing protein produces the protein MKEVKDQQIPADSFAKMYIKGELEDSILLDVREKHEWEVHHLEGSIRIPLRCLPLEWKRLDPGKKIYVLCAHGIRSLHATLFLYERGCRQVVNVEGGLARVSLYLERT, from the coding sequence ATGAAAGAGGTTAAAGACCAACAAATCCCTGCTGATTCCTTTGCAAAGATGTACATCAAGGGGGAGCTGGAGGATTCGATTTTGCTGGATGTCCGTGAAAAACATGAATGGGAGGTTCACCATTTGGAGGGATCCATCCGGATCCCGCTCAGGTGCCTCCCCCTGGAATGGAAGCGCCTGGACCCTGGGAAGAAGATCTATGTGCTTTGTGCCCATGGGATCCGAAGTCTCCATGCAACACTTTTCCTGTATGAACGGGGATGCCGGCAGGTGGTCAATGTGGAGGGAGGACTGGCCCGGGTATCCCTGTATCTGGAGCGGACATAA
- a CDS encoding ferredoxin, with protein MRTWVDKDTCIACGACGAAAPDVYDYDDEGIAYVILDDNAGTAEVPEEFHEDVYDALEGCPTDSIKVEE; from the coding sequence ATGCGCACTTGGGTGGATAAAGATACTTGCATCGCCTGCGGGGCTTGCGGCGCCGCCGCTCCCGACGTTTACGATTATGATGATGAAGGGATCGCATACGTGATCCTGGATGATAATGCCGGAACCGCCGAGGTCCCCGAAGAGTTTCACGAAGATGTCTACGATGCCTTGGAGGGCTGCCCGACTGATTCGATCAAAGTGGAAGAATAA
- a CDS encoding CPBP family intramembrane glutamic endopeptidase, which produces MEEESNHRTARILRWNLYLTQLLVLLVAVTLLRLQGRLTAGLWLPAGWKMWAVGVASGLAVVAFDRILQRVVSEERLDDGGLNRLLFQNLSCVEILWVTAWVALAEEMLFRGALQHWLGIIGSSLLFTLIHFRYLKQWILLLSVFGISCLLGGLTEWTGSLIPAVVAHFTVDVILGLSIRVARDS; this is translated from the coding sequence ATGGAAGAGGAGTCGAATCATCGGACAGCCCGGATTCTTCGTTGGAACCTTTATCTCACCCAGTTGCTGGTTCTCCTGGTGGCTGTAACCCTCCTCCGGCTGCAGGGACGGTTGACGGCAGGGCTGTGGCTTCCCGCAGGGTGGAAGATGTGGGCGGTGGGTGTCGCATCCGGATTGGCGGTCGTGGCTTTCGACCGGATTCTGCAACGGGTGGTTTCCGAAGAACGGCTGGATGACGGGGGGCTCAATCGCCTGCTGTTTCAAAACCTCTCCTGTGTGGAGATCCTGTGGGTCACGGCTTGGGTGGCCCTCGCGGAAGAAATGCTGTTTCGGGGTGCGCTTCAGCACTGGTTGGGCATCATCGGCAGCAGTCTGCTTTTTACACTGATCCACTTCCGGTACCTGAAGCAATGGATTCTGCTGTTGTCGGTCTTTGGCATCAGCTGTCTCCTCGGTGGGTTGACGGAGTGGACCGGGAGTTTAATCCCCGCTGTGGTGGCGCATTTCACCGTGGACGTCATCCTGGGTCTTTCCATCCGGGTGGCAAGGGATTCCTGA
- a CDS encoding genetic competence negative regulator: MRVERLSRDKIRFFLSMDDLMERGIEKEDMWRDIPKVHELFNDMMDQAYQELGFEISGPVAVEVFALPAQGMVVVVSRGRTPSRDELDDLDGDDMYELEVTLEESDQVVFQFADFEDLVQAADSLHRLIGSGGSVYAYHDHYYLVLDTEMETETLQKGIAVLSEYGEASTCTGHVLQEYGKTIWDRDAIGEIVRYFS; encoded by the coding sequence ATGCGTGTCGAGCGACTCAGCCGAGACAAAATCCGCTTCTTTTTATCCATGGATGATCTGATGGAACGTGGGATTGAGAAAGAAGATATGTGGCGGGACATCCCAAAGGTGCATGAACTGTTCAACGATATGATGGATCAAGCCTACCAGGAGCTTGGCTTCGAGATCTCCGGTCCTGTCGCCGTGGAAGTATTCGCGCTGCCAGCCCAAGGGATGGTGGTGGTGGTCTCGCGGGGAAGAACCCCATCCCGGGACGAATTGGACGATTTGGACGGCGATGATATGTATGAATTGGAAGTGACATTGGAGGAAAGTGATCAGGTTGTCTTCCAATTTGCGGACTTTGAAGATTTGGTACAGGCGGCAGACAGTCTTCATCGGCTGATCGGTTCCGGCGGCAGTGTTTATGCATACCATGATCACTACTATCTCGTTCTCGACACGGAGATGGAAACGGAAACCCTCCAGAAAGGGATCGCTGTACTGTCTGAGTATGGAGAGGCATCCACCTGTACCGGACATGTACTGCAGGAATATGGAAAAACCATCTGGGATCGGGATGCGATCGGGGAGATCGTCCGTTATTTCTCCTGA
- a CDS encoding PIG-L deacetylase family protein — protein MKKKLMFIYAHPDDETFASGGTIARYARLSDCEIVLFCATRGEAGKTGNPPLCTREELGEVRSRELEGAAAVLGIDRVILRDYGDGRLAEVPFRQLVDEIAHQIRLEAPHAVVTFPPHGISGHPDHQVIQRATHEALAGMDDELKIPLYYTVVPESDSNTPGVHTTPLAEVTHRIDVAPFRKEIMNALQQHRTQHLSIQRVFPGVWEGDWKNLRRTEYYQIVNAPAGITGTELI, from the coding sequence TTGAAAAAAAAACTGATGTTCATTTATGCCCATCCCGATGATGAAACATTCGCTTCCGGAGGAACGATTGCCCGGTATGCCCGGCTGTCCGACTGCGAAATCGTCCTCTTTTGCGCAACGAGGGGGGAAGCGGGCAAGACCGGCAACCCGCCCCTGTGCACCCGGGAAGAGTTGGGTGAAGTTCGGTCCCGGGAACTGGAGGGGGCCGCGGCCGTTTTGGGAATCGACCGGGTCATCCTGCGGGATTACGGGGATGGACGATTGGCTGAAGTCCCCTTTCGACAATTGGTGGATGAGATTGCCCACCAGATCCGGCTGGAAGCCCCCCATGCCGTTGTCACCTTTCCGCCCCACGGAATTTCCGGTCACCCGGATCACCAAGTCATCCAACGGGCCACCCATGAGGCTCTCGCCGGTATGGATGACGAATTGAAGATCCCTTTGTATTATACGGTGGTCCCCGAATCGGACTCCAACACCCCCGGAGTGCACACCACTCCCCTTGCAGAGGTGACACACCGGATTGACGTGGCTCCTTTCCGCAAAGAAATCATGAACGCCTTGCAACAGCACCGAACCCAGCACCTGTCCATCCAGCGGGTGTTCCCCGGTGTGTGGGAAGGAGACTGGAAGAACCTGCGGAGGACGGAATATTATCAGATCGTCAACGCCCCCGCCGGCATAACCGGAACCGAACTGATATAA
- a CDS encoding Glu/Leu/Phe/Val family dehydrogenase, translated as MEQQSEASNLEQKEENLDVLVSTQTVIKHALDKLGYPEQVYELLKEPMRLMHVRIPVRMDDGSVQVFTGYRSQHNDAVGPTKGGVRFHPGVTESEVKALSIWMSLKAGIVDLPYGGGKGGIVCDPRKMSFRELERLSRGYVRAISQIVGPTKDIPAPDVFTNSQIMAWMMDEYSLMREFDSPGFITGKPLVLGGSRGRETATAKGVTLMIREAAKKRNLSLEGARVVIQGFGNAGSFLAKFMADSGAKVIGISDAYGALHDEDGLDIDYLLDRRDSFGTVTNLFKETITNQELLELDCDILVPAAVENQITAANAHRIQADIVVEAANGPTTLDATRILSERGILLVPDVLASSGGVTVSYFEWVQNNQGYYWSEEEVLQKMEDIMVKAFENVYQTSQTRKVDMRLAAYMVGVRKMAEASRFRGWV; from the coding sequence ATGGAACAACAGTCGGAAGCCTCCAATCTGGAGCAAAAAGAAGAAAATCTGGATGTCCTCGTATCCACACAAACTGTCATTAAGCATGCCCTGGATAAGCTGGGGTATCCCGAACAGGTTTATGAGCTGTTAAAAGAACCGATGCGGCTGATGCATGTTCGAATTCCGGTCCGGATGGACGACGGCTCGGTTCAGGTTTTCACCGGCTACCGTTCTCAACACAACGATGCGGTCGGCCCCACCAAAGGGGGTGTCCGTTTTCACCCGGGAGTTACCGAAAGCGAAGTGAAGGCGCTTTCAATCTGGATGAGTCTGAAAGCCGGCATTGTGGATCTCCCCTATGGCGGGGGGAAAGGCGGGATTGTCTGTGATCCCCGGAAGATGTCCTTCAGGGAATTGGAACGCCTTTCCCGGGGATATGTGCGGGCAATCAGTCAGATTGTGGGACCGACAAAGGATATTCCGGCACCCGATGTATTTACCAACTCCCAGATCATGGCCTGGATGATGGATGAATACAGCTTGATGAGGGAGTTTGACTCTCCCGGGTTCATCACCGGTAAACCCCTGGTTCTGGGGGGTTCCCGGGGAAGGGAGACAGCGACGGCCAAAGGGGTGACCCTCATGATCCGGGAGGCGGCCAAGAAGCGCAATCTGTCTCTGGAAGGGGCCAGGGTCGTCATCCAGGGATTTGGAAATGCCGGCAGCTTTCTCGCCAAATTCATGGCTGATTCCGGGGCAAAAGTGATCGGGATTTCGGATGCATATGGAGCCCTCCACGACGAGGATGGTCTGGATATCGATTACCTGCTGGACCGGCGCGACTCCTTTGGAACGGTGACCAATCTGTTCAAGGAAACGATCACCAACCAGGAGCTTCTGGAACTGGATTGTGATATTCTGGTTCCCGCCGCGGTTGAAAACCAGATTACGGCGGCCAATGCCCACCGGATTCAGGCCGACATCGTGGTTGAAGCGGCCAACGGCCCGACCACTCTGGATGCCACCCGGATTTTGAGCGAGCGCGGAATTTTGCTGGTCCCGGATGTACTGGCCAGCTCGGGCGGGGTGACCGTCTCCTATTTTGAATGGGTGCAAAACAACCAAGGCTACTACTGGTCCGAGGAGGAAGTTCTCCAAAAAATGGAGGACATCATGGTGAAGGCCTTTGAGAACGTATACCAAACTTCCCAGACCAGGAAAGTGGATATGCGGTTGGCGGCTTATATGGTCGGGGTCCGCAAGATGGCGGAAGCCTCCCGTTTCCGCGGTTGGGTATAA
- a CDS encoding YpdA family putative bacillithiol disulfide reductase: MEELIIIGAGPCGLSAAVEAKRRGFNPLVIEKGCLLQSVYGFPVHMKFFSTPELLEIGGVPFISTGEKPNRLEALKYYRGVAKAYDLRIHLYEKVTGIDREGENFVVRTETSAGKQHYVTPRVVVATGYYDTPNRMDIPGEELSKVHHYYKDGHPYYGLDALVIGGKNSAVDAALDLYHAGAKVTMAYRRGAFPNSVKAWVKPVIESAIEKGWITMHWNTVVREIRENEVLLEQEGNLFTLKNDVVFAMTGYRPQTGMLEKLGVGLDPKTGVPIHDPETMETEVPGLYIAGVIVAGNDANSIFIENGRFHGGKIVAHIEKEMRATTS, encoded by the coding sequence ATGGAAGAGTTGATCATTATCGGGGCAGGGCCTTGCGGTTTGTCCGCTGCCGTGGAGGCGAAGAGACGGGGATTCAATCCGTTGGTGATTGAAAAGGGTTGTCTCCTCCAATCTGTTTACGGGTTCCCGGTGCACATGAAATTTTTCAGCACTCCGGAACTGCTGGAGATCGGGGGGGTTCCCTTTATCTCGACCGGTGAGAAACCCAACCGGCTGGAAGCCCTCAAATATTACCGGGGGGTGGCCAAAGCCTACGATTTGAGGATCCATCTTTATGAGAAGGTGACCGGGATCGACAGAGAAGGGGAAAACTTCGTGGTCCGGACGGAAACCAGCGCCGGAAAACAACATTATGTCACGCCCCGGGTGGTGGTGGCCACAGGGTATTATGATACTCCCAACCGGATGGATATTCCCGGGGAAGAGCTTTCCAAGGTCCACCACTATTACAAGGATGGACACCCCTACTACGGATTGGATGCTCTTGTCATCGGCGGGAAGAACTCCGCCGTCGATGCGGCGCTGGATCTGTATCATGCGGGAGCCAAGGTCACCATGGCTTACCGCCGGGGTGCTTTTCCCAACAGCGTGAAAGCTTGGGTGAAACCGGTGATTGAAAGTGCCATCGAAAAAGGCTGGATTACCATGCACTGGAACACGGTGGTACGGGAGATCCGGGAAAACGAGGTGCTTCTCGAACAAGAGGGGAATCTGTTCACACTCAAAAACGATGTCGTGTTTGCGATGACAGGGTATCGTCCCCAAACCGGGATGCTGGAGAAGCTGGGTGTGGGCCTGGATCCGAAAACAGGAGTCCCGATCCATGATCCGGAGACGATGGAGACGGAAGTTCCCGGCCTGTACATCGCCGGAGTGATCGTCGCCGGAAACGACGCCAATTCCATCTTCATTGAAAACGGTCGTTTCCACGGCGGAAAAATCGTCGCCCACATCGAAAAGGAGATGAGAGCGACGACTTCCTGA
- a CDS encoding asparaginase: protein MRRITIITTGGTIAMAEDERTGDVRPLGSEGLQRVLPLLSRYGVQVKMDHFCNLPSPHITPQWMHRIGQRVIHHLSRPDVDGVVVTHGTDTLEETAYYLDLTLPGDLPVILTGAMRSQNELGADGPLNLVNAVRVASHPKARGKGTLVVFNDEIHAARWVTKTHTSNVATFQSPSQGPVGTITKKDILFHQSLSRGRVFPHLPPVEGVYLVKAAAGTDDLLIQAALQAKARGLVVEALGQGNLPPAMLPGLKKVVGSGIPTVLVSRCHHGFVEDTYGYDGGGKQLKEWGIIFANGLNGQKARIQLMAALHVSRDPARLQTFFKEYPNG from the coding sequence ATGAGACGAATCACGATCATCACCACCGGCGGAACCATCGCCATGGCAGAAGATGAACGGACGGGAGATGTGAGGCCCCTGGGTTCCGAAGGACTGCAAAGAGTTCTTCCCTTGCTATCCCGCTACGGTGTCCAGGTGAAAATGGATCACTTCTGCAACTTGCCCAGTCCCCACATCACACCCCAGTGGATGCATCGGATCGGTCAACGGGTGATCCATCATCTGTCGCGTCCGGACGTCGACGGGGTGGTGGTCACTCACGGCACCGATACACTGGAGGAAACTGCCTACTATCTGGATCTGACCCTTCCCGGCGACCTTCCCGTCATTTTGACCGGAGCGATGCGCAGTCAGAACGAACTGGGAGCGGACGGCCCCCTCAATCTCGTCAATGCCGTCCGCGTCGCCTCCCACCCCAAAGCCCGCGGGAAGGGAACATTGGTGGTTTTCAACGATGAGATCCACGCCGCCCGGTGGGTCACCAAAACTCACACCAGCAATGTGGCCACCTTCCAGTCGCCTTCCCAGGGGCCTGTGGGGACAATCACCAAAAAGGATATACTCTTTCACCAATCTCTCAGCAGAGGACGGGTATTCCCCCACCTTCCTCCCGTGGAAGGGGTGTATCTTGTCAAAGCGGCGGCAGGCACCGACGATCTGTTGATCCAGGCTGCCTTGCAAGCCAAAGCCCGGGGCTTGGTCGTGGAGGCCCTCGGACAGGGAAACCTCCCCCCCGCCATGCTCCCCGGTCTGAAAAAAGTGGTGGGTTCGGGCATTCCCACCGTCCTCGTTTCCCGTTGTCATCACGGGTTTGTGGAGGACACCTATGGTTACGACGGAGGTGGAAAACAACTCAAAGAATGGGGCATCATCTTTGCCAACGGTTTAAACGGACAAAAAGCGCGGATCCAATTGATGGCCGCGCTTCATGTGAGCCGGGACCCGGCCCGGTTGCAAACTTTTTTCAAAGAATATCCCAACGGTTGA
- the ypeB gene encoding germination protein YpeB: MYRRIAAVLFPVAALALIGTAAWGYKENQEKSSLLIKAENQYQRAFHDLNFHVDKLQDELGKTLALNSRKQLSNSLTNVWRLSFAAQNDLGQLPLSIMPFDKTESFLARIGNFSYGVGVRDLDKKPLTDREYNTLRDLYKRSNAIQKDLQKVQSQVLSKNLRWMDVEQAMASEDKVMDNTIIDGFKKVDKLSEGYTEVDWGPSVNNLEAEQRKNPVNLTGKMVSPQDVKEKIADILDRPDTKGIEVVSNRKGDVKTYSARLKKPNGREVNADVTAKGGHVLWLNYDRPVNKRKLSLERAQGEAIQFLEGLGYPEMETTSFDEMGNMASFSFVRKEGNVLIYPETVVVKVALDNGEIIGFQAENYVYNHKEKRNLKPRLTQAQARKYASPRMKVKESHPAVIFGEKGNEVLCHEFLGQLGKSEYRVFINADTGDEEFVQKVKKADTKEL; the protein is encoded by the coding sequence ATGTACAGACGGATCGCCGCCGTGCTGTTCCCCGTTGCCGCACTGGCCTTGATCGGCACTGCCGCATGGGGGTACAAAGAAAACCAGGAAAAAAGCAGTCTGCTCATCAAAGCGGAGAACCAGTATCAAAGAGCCTTCCATGATCTCAACTTTCATGTGGACAAACTGCAGGATGAACTGGGGAAGACCCTGGCTCTCAATTCGCGAAAACAGCTGTCCAACTCGTTGACCAACGTATGGCGGCTCAGTTTCGCCGCCCAAAACGATCTCGGTCAGCTCCCGTTGTCCATCATGCCCTTTGACAAAACGGAATCCTTTCTTGCCCGCATCGGTAATTTCAGTTACGGGGTGGGAGTCCGGGACCTGGATAAAAAACCTTTGACGGACAGGGAATACAACACCCTGCGGGATTTGTACAAACGTTCCAACGCCATCCAAAAGGACTTGCAGAAAGTGCAGTCCCAGGTCCTGAGCAAAAACCTGCGCTGGATGGATGTGGAGCAGGCGATGGCCTCTGAGGACAAGGTGATGGATAACACGATCATCGACGGTTTTAAAAAAGTGGATAAACTTTCAGAAGGATATACCGAGGTGGACTGGGGTCCCTCCGTCAACAACCTGGAGGCTGAACAGCGAAAAAATCCGGTGAACCTGACAGGAAAAATGGTATCCCCCCAGGATGTGAAGGAGAAAATCGCCGATATTCTGGATCGACCGGACACCAAGGGGATTGAAGTGGTGTCCAACCGGAAAGGGGATGTAAAAACCTACAGCGCCAGATTGAAGAAACCCAACGGCAGGGAAGTGAATGCGGATGTAACTGCCAAAGGGGGCCACGTTCTCTGGCTCAATTATGACCGCCCGGTGAACAAACGGAAATTGAGTCTGGAGCGGGCCCAGGGAGAGGCCATTCAGTTCCTGGAAGGCTTGGGATATCCGGAGATGGAGACCACTTCCTTCGATGAAATGGGGAACATGGCTTCCTTCAGCTTCGTCAGAAAAGAAGGGAATGTATTGATCTACCCTGAGACGGTTGTGGTCAAAGTGGCGCTGGATAATGGGGAGATCATTGGATTTCAGGCGGAAAACTACGTGTATAATCATAAAGAAAAGCGAAACCTGAAACCCCGCCTCACCCAGGCTCAGGCCCGAAAATACGCCAGTCCCCGGATGAAAGTGAAGGAGTCGCACCCGGCGGTGATCTTCGGGGAGAAGGGGAATGAAGTCCTGTGCCACGAGTTTCTGGGACAGTTGGGGAAAAGTGAGTACCGTGTATTCATCAATGCGGACACCGGAGACGAAGAGTTTGTTCAGAAGGTCAAAAAGGCCGATACGAAGGAACTTTGA
- the cmk gene encoding (d)CMP kinase, whose translation MSRLSVAIDGPAGAGKSTVARRVAAELGLTYVDTGAMYRAITWKTLQENKDPEDEASVSRLARDTDLRLTAGKGGVDVWVDGEKVTEAIRTPEVTSQVSRIAGQAGVRKVLTDKQRAMARQGGVVMDGRDIGTQVLPNADVKVFLTASIEERAQRRHLELVRRGFEVNPEQLKEEIRNRDEKDRNREHSPLRPAEDAVHVDTTGLSIEEVVQSILHLCRSRVSGGE comes from the coding sequence ATGAGTCGTCTATCTGTAGCGATCGATGGGCCCGCCGGTGCCGGCAAGAGCACAGTGGCACGAAGAGTGGCGGCCGAGCTGGGGTTGACCTATGTGGATACCGGTGCTATGTACCGGGCGATCACTTGGAAAACCCTGCAAGAAAATAAAGATCCAGAAGATGAAGCTTCTGTCTCCCGACTGGCCCGTGACACCGACCTGCGACTGACAGCCGGAAAAGGTGGAGTCGATGTTTGGGTGGATGGGGAGAAGGTGACGGAGGCGATTCGGACTCCCGAAGTCACCTCCCAAGTCTCCCGGATTGCAGGTCAGGCGGGGGTTCGGAAGGTATTGACCGATAAACAGCGGGCGATGGCCCGTCAGGGAGGGGTGGTGATGGATGGCCGGGATATCGGTACGCAAGTGTTGCCAAATGCCGATGTGAAGGTTTTCTTGACTGCCTCCATCGAAGAACGGGCCCAGCGCCGCCACCTGGAGTTGGTTCGACGGGGATTTGAAGTGAACCCGGAACAGCTCAAGGAAGAGATTCGGAACCGGGATGAGAAGGACCGGAACCGGGAGCACTCTCCCCTGCGACCGGCTGAGGATGCCGTTCATGTGGACACGACGGGGTTGTCGATCGAAGAAGTGGTCCAATCCATCCTCCACCTTTGTCGATCCCGCGTGAGCGGCGGTGAGTGA
- a CDS encoding lysophospholipid acyltransferase family protein encodes MSELLYTIFRAFFRLFFTVFYRWEVRGLERIPDREGVVICCNHISNLDPPLLGSAMHRPVRFMAKEELFRIPVLSFLIRKFGAFPVQRGSADKRAIKKALSILKQGEVLGVFPEGTRSKTGKLGEAHTGASFIALKGEGQVVPAAIVGPYRLFRKVTIIFGHPLDLSEYRGQKWTSQSLKEVTDRIMGEIDSLLEESRREPS; translated from the coding sequence GTGAGTGAGTTGCTGTATACAATCTTTCGGGCGTTTTTCCGCCTCTTTTTTACAGTTTTCTATCGCTGGGAAGTTCGCGGCTTGGAGCGAATCCCTGATCGGGAAGGGGTGGTGATCTGTTGCAACCATATCAGCAATCTGGACCCGCCGCTCCTCGGTTCGGCCATGCATCGTCCCGTCCGGTTCATGGCCAAGGAAGAGTTGTTCCGCATCCCCGTTCTCTCCTTTCTGATCCGTAAATTCGGGGCATTTCCGGTGCAACGTGGCTCCGCGGACAAAAGGGCTATAAAAAAAGCGTTGTCGATTCTGAAGCAGGGGGAAGTCCTGGGGGTGTTTCCCGAGGGGACCCGTTCCAAGACGGGGAAGCTCGGTGAGGCTCATACCGGAGCTTCTTTCATCGCTCTCAAGGGAGAGGGGCAAGTGGTTCCGGCAGCGATTGTCGGCCCATACCGACTGTTCCGGAAGGTCACGATCATTTTCGGTCACCCCTTGGATCTGAGTGAGTACCGGGGACAAAAATGGACATCCCAATCCTTGAAAGAAGTGACTGACCGGATCATGGGGGAGATCGATTCTCTCCTCGAAGAAAGCCGCCGTGAACCGTCATGA
- the rpsA gene encoding 30S ribosomal protein S1, with protein MVEEMKSEMAEVTPLNRGDIVKGKVTKVEDHQVMVDVNYKFDGVIPISELSSLHVDKASDVLSEGDEVEVKVIRINDEEDKLVLSKKAVDADRAWEELQQKFESGETLEAEVADVVKGGLVVDLGVRGFIPASLVERHYVEDFSDYKGRKLSLKVIEIDPVKNKLILSRKAVLDEEADQRKQETLAGLQPGQVMEGTVQRLTDFGAFVDIGGVDGLVHVSELAWNRVEHPSEVLSEGDQVQVKVLKVDQQNERISLSIKETQPGPWEKVSEEIKAGDIVTGTVKRLVSFGAFVEVYQGVEGLVHISQISRRHIATPSEELEEGQEVRVKVLDMQPEQKRISLSIKEVEQEETREELKNLDRNNSGMNVTLGDVFGDQLRRLK; from the coding sequence ATGGTGGAAGAAATGAAATCAGAAATGGCAGAGGTGACTCCGTTGAACCGCGGAGATATCGTCAAGGGCAAAGTGACCAAGGTTGAAGATCATCAGGTGATGGTGGATGTCAACTACAAGTTTGACGGTGTGATCCCGATCTCGGAATTGTCCAGTCTGCATGTGGATAAAGCTTCCGATGTCCTGTCTGAAGGGGACGAGGTGGAAGTGAAGGTGATCCGGATCAATGATGAGGAAGACAAGCTGGTTCTTTCCAAAAAAGCAGTGGATGCGGATCGTGCCTGGGAAGAGCTGCAACAAAAATTTGAAAGCGGCGAGACCCTGGAAGCGGAAGTCGCCGATGTGGTCAAAGGCGGTCTGGTGGTGGACCTCGGAGTTCGCGGATTTATCCCCGCGTCCCTGGTGGAACGCCACTACGTCGAGGATTTTTCCGATTACAAGGGACGCAAGCTCTCCCTCAAAGTGATCGAAATCGATCCGGTCAAGAACAAGCTGATCCTTTCCCGCAAGGCGGTTCTCGATGAAGAGGCCGATCAGCGGAAACAGGAAACCCTGGCCGGTTTGCAGCCGGGTCAAGTGATGGAAGGTACAGTTCAACGTTTGACCGACTTCGGTGCTTTCGTGGATATCGGCGGCGTGGACGGTCTGGTCCATGTTTCCGAGCTGGCCTGGAACCGGGTGGAACATCCTTCTGAAGTGCTCTCCGAAGGGGATCAGGTTCAGGTGAAAGTTCTCAAAGTGGATCAACAGAATGAGCGTATCAGCCTCAGTATCAAAGAGACCCAACCGGGTCCCTGGGAGAAAGTATCCGAAGAGATCAAGGCCGGGGACATCGTGACAGGTACAGTGAAGCGGCTGGTCTCCTTCGGTGCCTTTGTGGAAGTGTACCAGGGAGTGGAGGGGCTGGTTCATATCTCCCAGATTTCCCGCCGCCATATCGCCACCCCTTCCGAGGAGCTGGAGGAAGGGCAGGAAGTCCGGGTTAAAGTGTTGGATATGCAGCCGGAACAAAAGCGAATCAGCCTCAGCATCAAAGAAGTGGAACAGGAAGAAACCCGCGAGGAACTGAAAAATCTGGACCGTAACAACAGCGGGATGAATGTGACCCTGGGTGACGTCTTCGGTGATCAACTCCGCCGCTTGAAGTAA